The Metabacillus litoralis genome contains a region encoding:
- a CDS encoding DnaJ family domain-containing protein, which produces MDLFSIIAEDKIKKAIEEGEFDNLPGQGKPLNLEDLSHIPEELRVAYKVLKNSNMLNDVEKLKKEISSIEDLIDATEDLQEKETLKQKKQERMLRIERLMKKRNAFQSPASSFYKDKVLNRFKK; this is translated from the coding sequence ATGGATTTATTTTCAATCATTGCTGAAGATAAAATAAAAAAGGCAATAGAAGAGGGTGAGTTCGACAACTTACCTGGTCAAGGTAAGCCATTGAATCTAGAAGACCTATCCCATATACCTGAAGAGCTTCGTGTGGCTTATAAAGTTTTAAAAAATTCAAATATGCTAAATGATGTAGAAAAACTTAAAAAGGAAATTAGTTCAATCGAGGATCTAATAGATGCTACTGAAGATCTTCAAGAAAAAGAAACGCTTAAACAGAAAAAACAGGAAAGAATGTTAAGAATAGAACGTTTAATGAAAAAACGGAATGCTTTTCAATCACCGGCATCGTCTTTTTATAAAGATAAAGTACTGAATCGTTTTAAAAAATAA
- a CDS encoding alpha/beta hydrolase, which produces MWQWIIGLVLASMIVCSIGIYLLSRLLLSPNRVPYDKTYKLGIQKGEIDANIFHTLDKEELYIPSYHGYKLHGMLFPVKNSKKVIIIAHGIRWSLFGSFKYVEMFQKRGFHVLLCDHRFHGLSGGNYTSFGYYEKDDIRAWIDYLSVRMGDRAFIGLLGESLGAATALEVSKRDNRVKFCIADCSFSDFSSLLKLRLRLDLRLRFYPLIDVISLLIKLRHGWSFPEISPIKGLEKTKTPILFIHGKEDTFIPLQMTLDMFKRKKGNKKLYLVPKAGHAEAYNTDPKGYEKKVSDFIKEIECGLREEANLC; this is translated from the coding sequence ATGTGGCAATGGATCATAGGGTTAGTTCTTGCTTCGATGATTGTCTGTTCAATAGGTATATATTTGTTAAGCCGTCTTCTTCTTTCGCCGAACAGGGTTCCTTATGACAAAACGTATAAGCTTGGTATTCAAAAGGGGGAAATTGATGCCAACATCTTTCACACGTTAGATAAAGAAGAATTATATATTCCGTCTTACCATGGATATAAGCTTCATGGAATGCTTTTTCCAGTGAAAAACAGTAAAAAAGTAATCATTATTGCTCATGGAATTCGTTGGTCTTTGTTTGGAAGTTTTAAATATGTAGAAATGTTTCAGAAAAGGGGATTTCACGTTTTGTTATGTGACCATCGATTTCATGGATTAAGTGGAGGGAATTATACCTCTTTTGGTTACTATGAAAAAGATGATATAAGAGCGTGGATTGACTATTTATCAGTGCGAATGGGAGATCGTGCTTTTATAGGCTTGTTAGGTGAATCACTTGGAGCTGCTACAGCATTAGAAGTAAGCAAACGGGACAACAGAGTGAAGTTTTGTATTGCTGACTGCTCATTTAGTGATTTTTCAAGCTTACTAAAATTAAGATTGAGGCTTGATTTAAGGCTGCGTTTTTATCCTCTAATCGATGTTATAAGTCTTCTCATTAAGTTACGTCATGGATGGAGTTTTCCTGAAATTTCCCCAATAAAAGGGTTAGAAAAAACAAAAACCCCCATTTTATTTATTCATGGGAAAGAAGATACGTTTATTCCGTTGCAAATGACGTTAGATATGTTTAAACGAAAAAAGGGAAATAAAAAGCTCTATTTAGTCCCTAAGGCAGGTCATGCAGAAGCCTATAATACAGATCCGAAGGGCTATGAAAAGAAAGTAAGTGATTTTATAAAGGAAATTGAGTGTGGGTTAAGAGAAGAGGCCAACTTATGTTAG
- a CDS encoding ABC transporter ATP-binding protein — MKPNQEVLISGKNITKVFGYGKNKNTAVDQVNFAFHRGEIISIVGESGSGKTTLAKMVMGLLKETSGDIEYKGKPRKLKSHRDRKSYWQDIQAIFQDPFSSFNLFHKVEKLLNDCIELQGLKLSKEERFEKMKEACTFVNLKFEELYNKYPFELSGGQMQRLMIARIFLLHPKVLLADEPTSMVDACSRSTILDMLLKLRKENNMTIIFITHDVGLAYYVSDTLYIMEKGKIVEQGSADSVLMNPQHPYTQQLISDVPKLHEAWDLG, encoded by the coding sequence ATGAAGCCTAATCAAGAGGTTTTAATTAGCGGGAAAAACATAACAAAGGTTTTCGGTTATGGGAAAAATAAAAACACAGCCGTTGACCAAGTAAACTTTGCGTTCCATCGTGGAGAAATTATTTCAATTGTTGGTGAAAGTGGGAGTGGAAAAACCACACTTGCTAAAATGGTCATGGGACTACTAAAGGAAACAAGTGGAGATATCGAGTATAAAGGAAAGCCGCGCAAACTAAAAAGTCATCGAGATCGAAAATCATATTGGCAAGATATTCAAGCCATTTTTCAGGACCCCTTCTCTTCTTTTAACTTGTTTCATAAAGTCGAAAAACTATTAAATGACTGTATTGAACTGCAAGGTTTAAAGCTTTCTAAAGAAGAACGCTTTGAGAAAATGAAAGAAGCATGTACGTTTGTTAACCTGAAATTTGAAGAGCTTTATAATAAATATCCTTTTGAGCTATCAGGTGGACAAATGCAGCGTTTGATGATTGCTAGAATTTTTCTTCTGCATCCAAAGGTATTGCTAGCAGATGAACCAACTTCAATGGTTGATGCCTGCTCTCGCTCTACTATTTTGGATATGTTATTAAAGCTAAGAAAAGAAAACAACATGACGATTATCTTCATTACTCATGACGTAGGTCTTGCCTATTATGTAAGTGATACTCTTTACATCATGGAAAAAGGAAAAATTGTTGAACAAGGAAGCGCCGATAGTGTGTTAATGAATCCACAGCATCCATACACACAACAGCTCATTTCTGACGTACCTAAGCTGCATGAAGCCTGGGATTTGGGATAA
- a CDS encoding ABC transporter ATP-binding protein — protein MSKHILDVKELKTYYKTRLKEKVYAVDGVDFHLEDGKTIGIAGESGCGKSTLALSLMGFYFPPLHFGSGSININGVDIMKLEKEKLRKQVLGREIAYIPQAAMNALNPTIKIIKFIEDIMKEHQPELSKKQVYEMAAERFETLNLSPKVLNSYPNELSGGMKQRTVIAISTILNPKVLIADEPTSALDVTSQKVVIKLLKDLLDKKFIRSLVFITHELPLLYHVTDEIMVMYAGEIVERGKAEDVIFNPIHPYTKKLMGSIIVPESGMKEHKLAAIPGAPPNLKKKIDGCRFAERCSYATDECRTGKITTQHLGERLYRCRIDNETLKEWYANEA, from the coding sequence ATGAGTAAACATATTCTTGATGTTAAAGAATTAAAAACCTACTATAAAACCAGATTAAAAGAAAAGGTCTATGCTGTTGATGGTGTGGATTTTCACCTTGAAGATGGAAAAACAATTGGAATTGCTGGGGAATCAGGATGCGGAAAATCAACCTTAGCCTTAAGCTTAATGGGTTTTTACTTTCCTCCACTCCATTTTGGTAGCGGTTCGATCAACATCAATGGTGTAGATATTATGAAGCTCGAAAAAGAAAAGCTTAGAAAACAAGTCCTAGGCAGAGAAATTGCCTACATTCCACAAGCGGCAATGAACGCCCTAAATCCAACGATTAAGATTATTAAATTTATTGAAGACATTATGAAAGAACATCAACCTGAACTGTCGAAAAAACAAGTCTATGAAATGGCTGCTGAAAGATTTGAAACATTAAATCTTTCACCTAAAGTCTTAAATTCTTATCCGAATGAACTTTCTGGCGGGATGAAACAAAGAACAGTTATTGCTATTTCAACCATTTTAAATCCAAAAGTATTAATCGCTGATGAACCAACCTCTGCACTCGATGTAACATCCCAAAAAGTTGTCATTAAATTATTAAAAGATTTATTAGATAAAAAATTCATCCGTTCATTAGTATTCATTACACATGAACTCCCTCTTCTCTATCATGTAACAGACGAAATTATGGTGATGTACGCAGGAGAAATCGTCGAGAGAGGAAAAGCCGAAGACGTTATTTTTAATCCCATTCACCCTTATACCAAAAAGCTAATGGGTTCAATTATTGTCCCTGAATCTGGCATGAAGGAACATAAACTAGCTGCGATTCCTGGAGCACCTCCTAATTTAAAAAAGAAAATAGATGGCTGCCGATTTGCTGAACGATGTTCATATGCAACTGATGAATGCCGTACTGGAAAAATTACGACTCAACATCTAGGTGAACGTCTGTATCGTTGTCGAATTGACAATGAGACGTTAAAGGAGTGGTATGCAAATGAAGCCTAA
- a CDS encoding ABC transporter permease, which translates to MNSSLQILIRSPKFLIGAISFLLMLAFVTIYPLINTADPTEMVALAFQPPSAELWLGSDNFGRDLFLELIYGIKTSIFVGLVAGLSATIIGLIIGLSAGYIGGIFDEILSAITNIFIVIPSFIVLILISVSIDSRSSLITAIVIGITSWPWTARAVRAQTSSLRNRDHVNIAKISGHSTPRIIIFEILPYIMSYVVMAFVLQTASGILSEASISMLGLGPYNTISLGIIMNWALIFEAPVSGAWWAFIPAAIAIAIITFSLYLMNTGMDEIFNPKIRS; encoded by the coding sequence ATGAATAGTTCACTACAAATATTAATTCGCTCCCCAAAATTCCTTATCGGTGCCATTTCATTTTTGTTGATGCTTGCATTTGTAACGATCTACCCCTTAATTAATACTGCTGATCCAACCGAAATGGTTGCACTCGCCTTTCAGCCACCGAGTGCTGAATTATGGTTAGGCTCCGATAACTTTGGAAGAGACTTGTTTCTTGAACTTATTTATGGAATCAAAACCTCCATTTTTGTAGGATTAGTTGCCGGCTTAAGTGCAACGATTATTGGGTTAATCATCGGATTATCCGCCGGTTATATCGGAGGAATATTTGATGAAATTTTATCTGCCATCACAAATATCTTTATCGTTATTCCGTCTTTCATTGTCTTAATTCTGATTTCAGTCAGTATCGATTCAAGAAGTTCGTTAATTACAGCAATTGTAATTGGCATCACTAGTTGGCCATGGACAGCACGTGCCGTCCGCGCTCAAACATCCTCTCTACGAAACAGAGATCATGTTAATATCGCAAAAATATCTGGTCATAGCACACCAAGAATTATTATTTTTGAAATTTTACCTTACATCATGTCTTATGTTGTAATGGCATTTGTTCTGCAAACAGCATCAGGTATTCTTTCAGAGGCATCGATCTCTATGCTGGGGCTTGGACCATATAACACAATTTCTCTTGGTATTATTATGAACTGGGCTTTAATCTTTGAAGCTCCTGTATCCGGTGCGTGGTGGGCATTTATACCTGCAGCAATCGCTATTGCGATCATTACATTTTCTCTCTATTTAATGAATACTGGGATGGATGAAATTTTTAACCCTAAGATAAGGAGTTAA
- a CDS encoding ABC transporter permease, whose translation MNAYRKFFLKKSLWYLVTLFVAVALNFLLPRLIEGNPVSVIANQMTQGMTDSDSIKKVYDTFAAEFGIDKPLWQQFFIYVGNLLKGDLGTSFGLYPMSVTSILASAVPWTLALQLPAILVGWIVGNALGAIAAYKKGVFDKVLFPTFLFINSIPFFILAIIMLYIFGLTLNWFPTSGGYNYQMTPNLSFEFIGSVISHHFLPFISIVLVTIGGQAIGMREMSIYELNTDYVLYSKLLGIKDSTISRYVFKNAMLPQITGLALSIGTMIGGSLITEIVFSYPGIGTWLFTAIRQLDYPLISGATLLIAISVLLANFTIEIIYGLVDPRIKASQMEEE comes from the coding sequence ATGAATGCCTATCGGAAGTTTTTCTTAAAAAAATCCCTCTGGTATCTTGTGACCTTGTTTGTAGCAGTCGCGCTTAACTTCCTACTACCAAGGTTAATAGAGGGAAATCCAGTAAGTGTGATTGCCAACCAAATGACTCAAGGAATGACAGACAGTGATTCAATTAAGAAGGTATACGATACATTTGCTGCAGAGTTTGGTATTGATAAGCCGTTATGGCAACAATTTTTTATTTATGTAGGGAATTTATTGAAGGGTGATTTAGGAACGTCGTTCGGACTCTATCCAATGTCTGTTACTTCTATTCTTGCCTCAGCTGTTCCTTGGACATTAGCTCTTCAACTGCCTGCTATCCTTGTTGGTTGGATCGTCGGAAATGCCCTTGGAGCTATTGCTGCTTATAAAAAAGGTGTATTTGATAAAGTGCTTTTTCCTACATTTTTATTTATCAACTCCATCCCATTTTTTATTTTGGCGATCATTATGCTCTATATCTTTGGGCTCACTCTTAATTGGTTCCCAACATCCGGCGGCTACAATTATCAAATGACACCAAATTTAAGTTTTGAGTTTATTGGATCTGTGATTAGTCACCACTTCCTCCCTTTTATTTCAATTGTCTTGGTTACAATTGGTGGTCAAGCTATCGGAATGAGAGAAATGTCGATCTACGAATTAAACACAGATTACGTTTTATATAGCAAATTACTTGGTATTAAAGATTCAACAATTTCTAGATATGTATTTAAAAATGCGATGTTACCACAGATTACAGGTTTGGCTCTGTCAATCGGTACGATGATCGGCGGGTCATTAATTACTGAAATTGTTTTTAGCTATCCTGGTATTGGAACATGGCTATTTACTGCCATACGTCAACTAGATTATCCACTCATATCCGGCGCTACTCTACTTATTGCCATATCCGTTCTATTAGCTAACTTCACCATTGAAATTATTTATGGGTTGGTTGACCCTAGAATCAAAGCTTCGCAAATGGAGGAAGAATAA
- a CDS encoding ABC transporter substrate-binding protein, with protein sequence MRLKSVLSLFFSLIMVIGLLAACNNEVKPPTTNEPTPSEEGNDSEQNSSGTTPRNETLYVNGLQWGPPSTFSPLGGNPSFPIAYANSRSLIYENLFMINMLDGALEPLLGTSYEWTDDTTLHIELNPDAKWNDGEAFTSEDVVYSYELGNKYSISWSNFWEAIDAVEADGDNAVNIRLKQDNPNRLTVLDSLQLVPMMPKHVWEEIEEKSGNDIAKIREEVNPDPVGTGPYKMHTFDNQKITLIRDDNYWGQSLFGGLPAPKYVSHVIYKDNAAGSLAFKKGEVDVSQQFIPQVWKMWEDGAPIKTYVKDKPYYLPGSMPSIFFNMTKDGLNNPDVRRAIAMAIDYDKISELAMSGYSGEMKPSITLDTPSETKYVDQDAIKSLQWTTDIDAANELLDSIGAKKGADGIRVLNGVRLGPWEIECPYGWSDWNAALEIVAQNAKAIGIEIRTNFPEAPVWTNDLQTGKFDIIMNTPAGAVSPSQPWDRARTIMYSEGVAPVGEMAFWNWGRYKNERADELIKEIPTITDEAKLKEMYTELTKIYLEDIPSIPLMYRPWVFHTVNESVWKGFAVEGDGNNIPPQISIDGAGVKDLYQITNK encoded by the coding sequence ATGAGGTTAAAAAGCGTTTTAAGTTTATTTTTCAGTCTAATCATGGTAATTGGACTACTAGCTGCTTGTAACAATGAGGTAAAACCACCAACAACAAATGAACCAACTCCAAGTGAAGAAGGAAATGACTCTGAACAAAATTCATCAGGGACAACACCAAGGAATGAAACATTGTATGTTAATGGTCTACAATGGGGACCGCCTTCAACCTTTAGTCCATTAGGGGGAAATCCATCTTTTCCAATTGCATATGCGAACTCGAGATCATTAATCTATGAAAATCTTTTCATGATTAATATGCTTGATGGTGCGTTAGAGCCATTACTTGGTACAAGTTATGAATGGACTGATGACACGACACTTCACATTGAATTAAATCCTGATGCAAAGTGGAATGACGGAGAAGCATTCACATCAGAAGACGTTGTGTATTCTTATGAACTAGGAAACAAATACTCAATATCTTGGAGCAACTTCTGGGAAGCAATTGATGCGGTAGAAGCAGACGGTGATAACGCCGTTAATATCCGCTTAAAACAAGATAATCCTAACCGACTCACAGTTTTAGATAGTCTTCAATTAGTTCCGATGATGCCTAAGCATGTTTGGGAAGAAATTGAAGAGAAAAGTGGGAACGATATTGCCAAGATTCGTGAAGAAGTGAATCCAGATCCTGTTGGTACTGGCCCGTACAAAATGCACACATTTGATAACCAAAAGATCACCTTAATTAGAGATGATAACTATTGGGGACAATCTCTATTTGGCGGCTTACCAGCTCCGAAGTATGTAAGTCATGTTATTTATAAGGATAATGCTGCAGGTTCTCTAGCATTTAAAAAAGGGGAAGTTGACGTTTCACAACAATTCATCCCTCAAGTTTGGAAAATGTGGGAAGACGGTGCTCCAATCAAAACATATGTGAAAGACAAACCATATTACTTACCTGGTTCAATGCCTTCTATTTTCTTCAATATGACAAAAGATGGCTTAAATAATCCAGATGTTAGAAGAGCGATTGCAATGGCAATTGATTATGACAAAATTTCAGAATTAGCAATGAGCGGATATTCTGGTGAAATGAAACCGTCTATTACATTAGATACACCTTCTGAAACAAAGTATGTAGATCAAGATGCCATTAAATCACTTCAATGGACAACAGATATTGATGCAGCCAACGAGTTGCTTGATAGTATTGGAGCGAAAAAAGGAGCAGATGGTATTCGTGTTCTCAATGGTGTAAGACTTGGACCATGGGAAATCGAATGTCCATATGGTTGGTCTGATTGGAATGCTGCCCTAGAAATTGTCGCACAAAACGCTAAGGCCATTGGAATTGAAATTAGAACGAACTTCCCTGAAGCTCCTGTATGGACAAATGATTTACAAACAGGGAAATTTGACATCATTATGAATACGCCTGCTGGTGCAGTTAGTCCGAGTCAGCCTTGGGATAGAGCAAGAACAATCATGTATTCAGAAGGTGTAGCTCCAGTTGGTGAAATGGCGTTCTGGAACTGGGGAAGATATAAAAATGAAAGAGCCGATGAGTTAATTAAGGAAATTCCAACAATTACAGATGAAGCGAAATTAAAAGAAATGTACACAGAACTTACAAAAATTTATTTAGAAGACATTCCATCAATCCCACTTATGTATAGACCTTGGGTATTCCATACAGTGAACGAATCGGTTTGGAAAGGCTTTGCAGTTGAAGGAGACGGCAATAACATTCCACCACAAATTTCAATTGACGGTGCAGGTGTAAAAGACTTGTATCAAATCACAAATAAATAG
- a CDS encoding GNAT family N-acetyltransferase, whose amino-acid sequence MTINVIEATKDDVHFLWDMLYEAVYVDEHSEKPPRSIIETPKMASYVKDWGRHGDLALLAVDSNGKKLGAVWIRLFDDLTKTYGYVDEETPILSMAILPQFRGKGIGSELLREIKLQAASKGYVRISLSVDPSNPALRLYERFGFKKIGIDGTSWDMVAKLGEQ is encoded by the coding sequence ATGACAATTAATGTGATAGAAGCAACAAAAGACGATGTTCATTTTCTTTGGGATATGCTATACGAAGCAGTTTATGTGGATGAACATTCAGAAAAACCCCCACGCAGTATTATTGAAACACCGAAGATGGCTAGTTACGTCAAAGACTGGGGAAGACACGGAGATCTAGCACTACTTGCTGTTGATTCAAACGGAAAGAAACTCGGAGCTGTTTGGATCCGCCTCTTCGACGATTTGACTAAAACATATGGTTACGTTGATGAGGAAACCCCCATCCTCAGCATGGCCATTCTCCCACAATTCAGAGGAAAAGGCATTGGATCAGAATTGTTAAGAGAAATCAAGCTACAAGCAGCTTCAAAAGGATATGTGAGAATATCACTTAGTGTGGACCCCTCCAATCCTGCTCTACGTTTATACGAGAGATTTGGATTTAAGAAAATTGGAATCGACGGAACTTCTTGGGATATGGTTGCTAAGTTAGGAGAACAGTAA
- a CDS encoding type 1 glutamine amidotransferase domain-containing protein: MSKNIAVVLTDYFEDIEYTDPARAFKEQGHSLTTIEDVKGKTVTGKQGKARVEIDASINEVDSSQFDALFIPGGFSPDQLRADESYIRFAKEFMEDQKPVFAICHGPQLLISAESLNNRDVTGYQSIMIDLKNAGANVHDKEVVVCGNQLVTSRKPDDLPAFTRESLKLLS, from the coding sequence ATGTCTAAGAATATTGCTGTTGTATTAACTGATTACTTTGAGGATATCGAATATACTGACCCAGCTAGAGCGTTTAAAGAACAAGGTCATTCTTTGACGACAATCGAAGATGTTAAAGGGAAAACAGTGACAGGAAAACAAGGTAAAGCAAGAGTGGAAATTGATGCTTCAATTAATGAGGTAGATTCAAGCCAATTTGATGCCTTGTTTATACCGGGTGGATTTTCTCCAGATCAACTAAGAGCGGACGAGAGCTATATCCGTTTTGCTAAAGAGTTCATGGAAGATCAAAAACCTGTTTTTGCGATATGTCATGGGCCACAATTGCTTATCTCTGCCGAATCATTAAATAATCGTGATGTTACTGGTTATCAATCCATTATGATTGATTTGAAAAATGCTGGTGCAAATGTACATGATAAAGAAGTTGTAGTTTGCGGCAACCAACTTGTAACAAGCAGAAAACCTGATGATTTACCTGCTTTTACTAGAGAATCATTAAAATTACTTTCTTAA
- a CDS encoding DUF1128 domain-containing protein → MNLTEKSVENVEYMIEQIKEKLRVLNLGAIKPSHFDEEMYEELKDIYEHVMKRNSFSPNEMQAIAEELGNLRKGQ, encoded by the coding sequence ATGAACCTTACTGAAAAGTCAGTTGAAAATGTTGAGTATATGATTGAGCAAATCAAGGAAAAACTCAGAGTTCTAAATCTAGGTGCTATTAAACCTTCTCATTTTGATGAAGAAATGTACGAAGAATTGAAAGATATTTACGAACATGTTATGAAGAGAAATTCCTTCAGCCCTAATGAAATGCAAGCCATTGCAGAAGAATTAGGAAATCTTCGCAAAGGACAATAA
- a CDS encoding low molecular weight protein-tyrosine-phosphatase, translating to MVNILFVCLGNICRSPMAEAVMRDLVKKEGLEEAIQIDSAGTGNWHTGKPPHEGTRRILEHHNISYEGQKARQLTKEDLSQYDYLIGMDNENIGNIRRLAGYHSTGKIQRLLDYVEESDILDVPDPYYTGNFDEVFEMVHKSCRNLLNEVKTLHKL from the coding sequence ATGGTTAATATTTTATTTGTTTGTTTGGGGAATATATGCCGCTCACCAATGGCTGAAGCTGTTATGAGAGATTTAGTTAAGAAGGAGGGGCTCGAGGAGGCCATTCAAATTGATTCAGCTGGTACAGGAAACTGGCATACAGGGAAACCACCACATGAAGGGACTCGTCGTATTTTAGAGCATCATAACATCTCTTATGAAGGACAAAAGGCAAGACAGCTTACGAAAGAAGATCTATCTCAATATGATTATTTGATTGGGATGGATAATGAAAATATTGGGAATATTAGACGTCTAGCTGGATATCATTCAACAGGGAAAATTCAACGATTATTAGATTATGTGGAAGAGTCGGACATATTAGATGTTCCTGACCCATATTATACAGGTAACTTTGATGAAGTATTCGAAATGGTCCATAAAAGCTGTAGAAATTTATTAAACGAAGTGAAAACTTTACATAAACTTTAA
- a CDS encoding YtxH domain-containing protein, translating into MANENKLIKGMVIGALVGAAVSLLDKHTREDVIQAGKNVSSKIKGYVDEPTTLTSEVKQKIDNVKDKVQEVSEDLSFLNEKVKELRETTPQVVGLVQETKERFIPKRDQS; encoded by the coding sequence GTGGCAAATGAAAATAAGTTAATTAAAGGTATGGTTATCGGCGCCCTTGTTGGAGCAGCTGTTTCATTATTGGACAAACACACTCGTGAAGATGTTATTCAAGCTGGTAAAAATGTATCCTCGAAAATTAAAGGCTATGTTGATGAACCAACTACATTAACTAGCGAGGTTAAGCAAAAGATAGATAATGTAAAGGATAAAGTACAAGAAGTGTCAGAAGATCTTTCTTTTTTAAATGAAAAAGTGAAAGAGCTTAGAGAAACAACACCACAAGTTGTAGGATTAGTACAAGAAACAAAAGAAAGGTTCATTCCGAAACGAGATCAATCGTGA
- a CDS encoding YihY/virulence factor BrkB family protein: MFKEGSFLKELVKRFTNDEVPGLSAQLSYFFLLSLFPFLIFLITLLGYLPISQEDVLNTIKQFAPGESMQLINDTLNQILNDKNGKLLSFGIIATLWSASNGINAIVRAFNKAYDVEESRSFFVARGMAILLTMAMVFVIIVALLLPVFGKEIGLFIFSHFGVSAQFLTIWNTMRWLVSGIILFIVFTALYFVAPNKRLHLKDGVPGAIAATIGWIAVSLAFSYYVGNFANYSATYGSIGGIIVLMVWLYLSGMIIILGGEFNALLYKRKHALK, from the coding sequence ATGTTTAAAGAAGGTTCATTCCTAAAAGAATTAGTGAAAAGATTTACAAATGATGAGGTACCAGGCCTTTCTGCTCAGCTTTCTTATTTCTTTTTATTGTCGTTATTTCCTTTTCTCATCTTTTTAATCACATTGCTTGGTTATTTACCGATTTCTCAAGAAGATGTATTAAACACAATTAAACAGTTTGCTCCTGGGGAATCAATGCAATTAATAAATGATACGCTAAATCAAATTTTAAATGATAAAAATGGTAAGCTTTTATCATTTGGTATTATTGCAACTCTTTGGTCTGCATCCAATGGAATTAATGCTATCGTTCGAGCTTTTAATAAGGCATATGATGTAGAGGAAAGCCGCTCATTCTTTGTTGCAAGAGGGATGGCAATTTTACTTACAATGGCAATGGTTTTTGTCATTATTGTAGCCCTTTTATTACCTGTGTTTGGAAAAGAAATAGGCCTTTTTATTTTTTCTCATTTTGGTGTTTCGGCACAGTTTTTAACGATTTGGAATACTATGCGCTGGCTTGTTAGTGGAATTATACTGTTCATTGTGTTTACAGCTTTATATTTTGTTGCACCTAATAAGCGTTTGCATCTTAAGGATGGAGTTCCAGGTGCAATTGCTGCAACAATTGGCTGGATTGCTGTATCACTTGCATTTTCTTATTATGTTGGTAATTTTGCAAACTATAGTGCAACGTATGGAAGTATCGGAGGAATTATTGTCTTAATGGTATGGCTTTATTTATCAGGGATGATCATTATTCTTGGTGGTGAATTCAATGCACTGTTATATAAAAGAAAACATGCTTTAAAATAA